From Amia ocellicauda isolate fAmiCal2 chromosome 12, fAmiCal2.hap1, whole genome shotgun sequence, a single genomic window includes:
- the LOC136764619 gene encoding zona pellucida sperm-binding protein 4 isoform X2: MSVVSVWGWVRVCLRLVVIVVVSLAQDQKCVVSDNEKIACGDTAINSTACAANNCCFAQGGRLPCYYSNEVTVQCTEDGQFVVVVPRNVTTPPLSLGTVTLLEGQSAPCSPVGTTASFALFQFPVSACGSTFKTEGGDLVYENLLSSAFEVQKAPDGSITRDSYYELSFQCKYSASELVPVGIIVEPVAQSASIVALGPLSVELRIATEAVYDSYYLDADYPVTKVLQDPVYVEVRILNRTDPNIVLTLEDCWATSTPSPLSQPQWSLLVDGCPYRDDDYQTTLIPVGSSSGLPYPTHYKRFVMQMFTFVDAGSQLPLNETVFIHCSAAVCRPNVTDSCVAQCNRRMRRAVAPVPRASRESVVVSSGEVVLTAPERSAVDRRVSSSEVPQAFSYGVLGLTASSVLVLCALVLAAVWRARPQTLETQL; this comes from the exons ATGTCTGTGGTCAGTGTGTGGGGCTGGGTTCGTGTGTGTTTGCGTCTGGTGGTGATAGTGGTCGTCTCTTTAGCCCAGGATCAGAAATGCGTGGTTAGTGACAACGAGAAGATTGCGTGTGGTGACACGGCTATTAATAGCACAGCTTGTGCAGCGAATAACTGCTGCTTTGCTCAGGGGGGAAGACTGCCTTGTTATTACAGCAATGAGG tgactgtgcagtGCACTGAGGATGGTCAGTTTGTGGTTGTGGTACCCAGGAACGTCACCACGCCTCCActgagccttggtacagtcacCCTGCTGGAGGGTCAGAGCGCCCCCTGCAGCCCTGTTGGCACCACTGCTAGCTTTGCCTTGTTCCAGTTCCCAGTCAGTGCCTGTGGCAGCACTTTCAAG ACTGAGGGTGGAGATCTGGTGTATGAGAACCTGTTGTCCTCTGCATTTGAGGTTCAGAAGGCGCCTGATGGCTCCATCACCAGGGACAGCTACTATGA GCTGTCCTTCCAGTGCAAATATTCAGCCAGTGAGCTTGTTCCTGTGGGAATTATAGTTGAGCCTGTGGCCCAGTCTGCTTCAATCGTGGCCCTGGGACCTCTCAGTGTGGAGCTCAGGATTGCAACCG AAGCTGTGTATGACTCCTACTACCTGGATGCGGACTACCCTGTGACCAAGGTCCTGCAGGATCCTGTGTACGTTGAGGTTCGCATCCTGAATCGGACAGACCCGAACATTGTCCTGACACTGGAAGACTGCTGGGCGACGTCCACACCCAGCCCTCTCAGCCAGCCCCAGTGGAGCCTGTTGGTTGATGG GTGTCCGTACAGAGATGACGACTACCAGACCACCTTGATTCCTGTGGGCAGCTCCTCAGGGCTGCCATACCCAACGCACTACAAGCGCTTTGTGATGCAGATGTTCACTTTTGTAGATGCTGGCTCCCAGCTCCCCCTGAACGAGACG GTGTTCATCCACtgtagtgcagcagtgtgcCGACCTAATGTGACGGACAGCTGTGTTGCTCAGTGCAACCGTAGAATGA GGAGAGCTGTTGCCCCAGTGCCTAGGGCCTCCAGGGAGAGTGTAGTGGTGTCCAGTGGGGAAGTGGTCCTGACTGCCCCAGAGCGCTCTGCTGTGGACAGGAGGGTTTCCTCCAGTGAAG TGCCCCAGGCTTTCAGCTATGGTGTGCTGGGACTGACTGCCTCCAGTgtgcttgtgctctgtgctctggtgCTGGCAGCTGTGTGGAGAGCTAGGCCCCAGACACTGGAAAC
- the LOC136764619 gene encoding zona pellucida sperm-binding protein 4 isoform X1 translates to MSVVSVWGWVRVCLRLVVIVVVSLAQDQKCVVSDNEKIACGDTAINSTACAANNCCFAQGGRLPCYYSNEVTVQCTEDGQFVVVVPRNVTTPPLSLGTVTLLEGQSAPCSPVGTTASFALFQFPVSACGSTFKTEGGDLVYENLLSSAFEVQKAPDGSITRDSYYELSFQCKYSASELVPVGIIVEPVAQSASIVALGPLSVELRIATGTVTSLLHGNVKQMASNACGLPKATLCSSVEAVYDSYYLDADYPVTKVLQDPVYVEVRILNRTDPNIVLTLEDCWATSTPSPLSQPQWSLLVDGCPYRDDDYQTTLIPVGSSSGLPYPTHYKRFVMQMFTFVDAGSQLPLNETVFIHCSAAVCRPNVTDSCVAQCNRRMRRAVAPVPRASRESVVVSSGEVVLTAPERSAVDRRVSSSEVPQAFSYGVLGLTASSVLVLCALVLAAVWRARPQTLETQL, encoded by the exons ATGTCTGTGGTCAGTGTGTGGGGCTGGGTTCGTGTGTGTTTGCGTCTGGTGGTGATAGTGGTCGTCTCTTTAGCCCAGGATCAGAAATGCGTGGTTAGTGACAACGAGAAGATTGCGTGTGGTGACACGGCTATTAATAGCACAGCTTGTGCAGCGAATAACTGCTGCTTTGCTCAGGGGGGAAGACTGCCTTGTTATTACAGCAATGAGG tgactgtgcagtGCACTGAGGATGGTCAGTTTGTGGTTGTGGTACCCAGGAACGTCACCACGCCTCCActgagccttggtacagtcacCCTGCTGGAGGGTCAGAGCGCCCCCTGCAGCCCTGTTGGCACCACTGCTAGCTTTGCCTTGTTCCAGTTCCCAGTCAGTGCCTGTGGCAGCACTTTCAAG ACTGAGGGTGGAGATCTGGTGTATGAGAACCTGTTGTCCTCTGCATTTGAGGTTCAGAAGGCGCCTGATGGCTCCATCACCAGGGACAGCTACTATGA GCTGTCCTTCCAGTGCAAATATTCAGCCAGTGAGCTTGTTCCTGTGGGAATTATAGTTGAGCCTGTGGCCCAGTCTGCTTCAATCGTGGCCCTGGGACCTCTCAGTGTGGAGCTCAGGATTGCAACCGGTACTGTGACAAGCCTCTTGCATggcaatgtaaaacaaatggCTTCCAATGCATGCGGTCTTCCTAAAGCTACCCTCTGTTCCTCTGTAGAAGCTGTGTATGACTCCTACTACCTGGATGCGGACTACCCTGTGACCAAGGTCCTGCAGGATCCTGTGTACGTTGAGGTTCGCATCCTGAATCGGACAGACCCGAACATTGTCCTGACACTGGAAGACTGCTGGGCGACGTCCACACCCAGCCCTCTCAGCCAGCCCCAGTGGAGCCTGTTGGTTGATGG GTGTCCGTACAGAGATGACGACTACCAGACCACCTTGATTCCTGTGGGCAGCTCCTCAGGGCTGCCATACCCAACGCACTACAAGCGCTTTGTGATGCAGATGTTCACTTTTGTAGATGCTGGCTCCCAGCTCCCCCTGAACGAGACG GTGTTCATCCACtgtagtgcagcagtgtgcCGACCTAATGTGACGGACAGCTGTGTTGCTCAGTGCAACCGTAGAATGA GGAGAGCTGTTGCCCCAGTGCCTAGGGCCTCCAGGGAGAGTGTAGTGGTGTCCAGTGGGGAAGTGGTCCTGACTGCCCCAGAGCGCTCTGCTGTGGACAGGAGGGTTTCCTCCAGTGAAG TGCCCCAGGCTTTCAGCTATGGTGTGCTGGGACTGACTGCCTCCAGTgtgcttgtgctctgtgctctggtgCTGGCAGCTGTGTGGAGAGCTAGGCCCCAGACACTGGAAAC